One part of the Sebastes fasciatus isolate fSebFas1 chromosome 8, fSebFas1.pri, whole genome shotgun sequence genome encodes these proteins:
- the LOC141771959 gene encoding uncharacterized protein LOC141771959 has product MTLNTNILHTNICILTFCILTYCILIYCILTVNTNILHTNIVHNNILHANIVNTNILHTNILHTNILHTNIVHTNIVHANIVHANILYANIVHTNILHTNILHANIVNTNILHTNILHTNILHTNIVHTNILHTNIVHTNILHTNILHTNILHTNILHTNILHTNILHTNILHANIVNTNILHTNILHTNIVHTNIVHANILYANIVHTNILHTNILHANIVHTNILHANIVHTNILHTNILHTNILHTNILHTNILHANIVNTNILHTNILHTNIVHTNIVHANILYANIVHTNILHTNILHANIVHTNILHANIVHTNILHTNIVHTNILHTNIVHTNILHTNIL; this is encoded by the exons ATGACAC TGAATACtaatatactgcatactaacata TGCATACTAACATtctgcatactaacatactgcatactaatatactgcatactaacagTGAATACtaatatactgcatactaacataGTGCATAATAACATACTGCATGCTAACATAGTGAATACtaatatactgcatactaacattctgcatactaacatactgcatactaataTAGTGCATACTAACATAGTGCATGCTAACATAGTGCATGCTAACATACTGTATGCTAACATAGTCCATACtaatatactgcatactaacatactgcatGCTAACATAGTGAATACtaatatactgcatactaacattctgcatactaacatactgcatactaatatagtgcatactaacatactgcatactaacataGTGCATACtaatatactgcatactaatatactgcatactaacatactgcatactaatatactgcatactaatatactgcatactaatatactgcatactaacatactgcatGCTAACATAGTGAATACtaatatactgcatactaacatTCTGCATACTAATATAGTGCATACTAACATAGTGCATGCTAACATACTGTATGCTAACATAGTCCATACtaatatactgcatactaacatactgcatGCTAACATAgtgcatactaacatactgcatGCTAACATAGTGCATACtaatatactgcatactaatatactgcatactaatatactgcatactaatatactgcatactaacatactgcatGCTAACATAGTGAATACtaatatactgcatactaacatTCTGCATACTAATATAGTGCATACTAACATAGTGCATGCTAACATACTGTATGCTAACATAGTCCATACtaatatactgcatactaacatactgcatGCTAACATAgtgcatactaacatactgcatGCTAACATAGTGCATACtaatatactgcatactaacataGTGCATACtaatatactgcatactaacataGTGCATACtaatatactgcatactaacatactgtga